tatgtatagaaaaaaacatagtataCGTAGGGTTTGGTACTAGTCACAGTTCCACTGGGGCTGTTGGAACCATTTCCCTCGTGGGCAGAGGGGGACTACTATACCTATGAACGTGTTAAGGATCTAGCAACAGATTTAATAATTTCCATACTTTCTAAGTGGTGGTGAGTATAATTGACATTTCAACAACTGCAAagtgatataaaaatatctatgatTTCTATAAAGTCACAGATTTtactatttcataaaatattttatatatttcagaagAGGTTAGTGAAAATAGGTAACTTTTCCCCCAACTTTACCAATGCCCTGAATTCTGTCCACAGACCCCTAAGGGGTCCTGAACACCCCAGGTAATGATGCTTGGCCTAAACCTTACCCAGATAAGATGGTTAAAGTAATACACATGTATTCAAGAGTAACTGTGGCTTGGATAATTAGGATCTGCCCAGGCGTATGGGCCATCCATCTCTCTCCTTTCATGGAGAAGCATGGCCAGGCCCCAAACCCAGCACTCCTGGCCAGCAGGTCTCTGAACGTCTGTGGAACCATTCTATGAGAAGCTTAACTCTCCTGGCATGATGAGGTTCTTACCTGGATTTTCTCCTTTTACCCTTTTCTCTTAAAGAGTCACTGCAGGGGGAGGTGTCATCCTCCCCTTAGCTCTCAGGCACTCTGCCCAGGGAGGAGCTGCACATTCCATGGCACACTTGTGTGGCTCCCAGCCCAGGAAGGAAAGACCTTAAAGAGATTGCTCATCCCCTGGGAGTAGGAGGGTAACTCCCCAGAGTGCAAGGACCACTGTGGCCGTTATGCAACTGATCATGAGGAGACCCCCCGGAGTAAGAAGGTAACAGCCAGCCATGTGGTTGCCCCCTCCACCCACTCTCTGGCTGGAAAGGGCGGAAATGTCCTAGGGTTGCTAGGCAACAGGACAGAATTCAGTGATGACTGTACCCAGAGGATTGTTACATCctaagttgtgtgtgtgtgtgtgtgtgtgtgtgtgtgtgtgtgtgtgtgtgtgatgtgatgCATCACTTTCCCTGGAGGTCTAGAAGGGGCAGAAAAAGTCTTATTTCTAAGGTAGCCTAAAAAGACCACTTGGGGTGGAGGGGTTCCAGACAGGGCTGACTATGGAGGCGAGGGCTCACTGCAGATAGTATGTTGCAGGTGTCCTCTCCCCTGGATTACCCTTCTTTCTCCCAAGCCAGACCCTGTCAAGCTCTGCTGCTCATTTGTGGCTAAAGGGGGCTGTTCAAGGTGCTAAAGGGGGCTGATAAATGAAGCCATCATAAAAAGGACCCATCTGCTAAGACATTACAGCTGCATGAGATATGAGTGCACAAAGCAAACTACCAGCATCCAGTCCCAGGGCAGCCTCTTAATAGCTATGGGGcagccctctctgagccttagccCCCATTTCCATAAAATGAAGTCAAAAAACCTATCAGAGTTACTATGAGGATGAAATGTGCAGGTCCACCGGAATCTGACATGAGGAAGCCATCAGAAAATCTAAATTAAGGGATATTCTGCAAACAGCAGATTTGAATGCTTCAAAATGGCAATGGTATGaaagaccaaaaaataataataataaaatgaaggcttGTTTTAGATTAGAAGAGGCTGAGAAGCCATGACAACAAAATGTAGTGCATGACCCTTGATTGAAAGctgaattttttgtttcctttaagagatagggtgtcactaagttgcccaggctggtctctatctcctggccttaagcgatatgccctccttggcctccccaaatgttgggattacagttatgagccaccacaccccacctaattcttggattttttttaaatcataacaCACATTATTCAGGCAATTGGGAAAATTTGAATGTGGACTTATATAATATTGTTGTATTAATGTAAAATGCCTTAGTTTTGAGTACAGTATTCAGTTAGATAGCAGAGTGTTCTTTTCCTTAGGAGACACATGCAGAAGTTTTTTGGGATGAAGCATCATGATGTCTATAATGGAGTCTCAAATGGTTTAGCCTAccatacatatatagagagacaaAAGAAATATGGCAAATGTTCAACGGTGAATCTAAGTCGTGGATGTTCACTGTCATAAAATAGTTATAAAAGTAATTCAATGGGcatcttcaaaataaagaaaaggaaaaaagtgtacTGACCCCTCTTAGCACAAGGTCTGGCACAAAGAAGTAATCGGCAAGTGGTGGCTCCTTACTATGATGAGTTGACTTTTGCATGTACGTGGGGATGATTTCCTAAACCAAGAGAACAATGCCGTAGAACGGTGGAATGACAGGCTTCTGGCATGGGATGGTGGCAGGATTTTGGGTGCTGGAGCCTTCCCACTCTGCCTGGCTCTTTAAGGAGTGTGAACAGTACTCCCAGATACAGAGGGCTCCCCTGCCTCAGATGGCGGCATCATGATCTTCACACTGTGGGAGGAAGATGTCTGAGCCCAACAAGATTAGGTCATCAGCCAAGTTCAGAGTCTGGCCTTCAGACTTCTCCGTGGAAGGTAAGGAATTAGAGCTGAAGGTGATGCTTTCCATCCTAGCCCTGTTGGAGGCAGCCCCCTAGATGCAGAATTCAGAGAGCAGATAGTACCTTTGTGAGAATGAGGAGgtgctccttccttcctctggagACCCAGCCTGTGTCCTGGTATAAgctgcacaggcacacacagcagCCCTGATCAATCCATTGTATGTAATATTGGCTTCCATTTATTGAATGTCAGGCACTTTCTGTGACTTATTTTGAAACCTCACAACAATTCGTCAAGATAGATATTATTTTGCTCATTTCACTTGTGAGGAAACAGAAGGTTTAAAGGCTTGCTCAGTCGGCCCAGCCAATAAGTgccagagcaacagagcaagaatctgaaTCTAGGACTTCCTGACTCCTAAGCTCTCATGCCACTGCTGCACTCCATTTTTCCGTGTGTGGAGTTTTATGCTGTGCAAAACTCCCTTCCTCATGTGGTCTGCAAGATCACATAAGGTGATGAAAGTGACCAGTGAGaagactgagactcagagaagggaCTTGCTGGAGATCATCAGAAGCCTGTGGCAGAGCCTGGACCAGAATGCCAGAATCTGCTTGCTCTGTCTCCTTTATAAGCAAGAGACTCTAACAACCATCAGAGGCCAAGCCCAGGACCCAGCCCTGCCTTGACCACTTCTTCCATCCTGGACCCCAAGCCCCTGCTATTGCTTCTTTAGTGGaacatctctccttccttccagttGTCTCATTTTAAGAGGCAATATGCCAACCACCAGATGTCCATTGAGATTTGTGATTTCTCTTCCTGCAGAAGTTCCTCTTCTCATCCAtcattccattcatccatttatccatccaacTACTTTTCTACCTGGTCATCTGTCCTTCCATTCACACGTGTTACACACATACCTCTCCCTCCATCCGATCAATCATCAGGCCCTCCACTGATTCAACATTTATCAAGCACCTGCTACTACTATGTACCAAGTACAAAGAGGAACAAGACCTGGCTCTTGCGTTTGGAAAGCCTCAGTTTGTAGGATAGACAAGTAACAGCATGGGTTGAAAGCTCTCCTAGAAGTACGCACTAGGAACCATGGGACTTCAGAGGAAGAAAGGGCTAACTAGTCAGTAGCTGAGAAAGGTCTCAGGGAGGGCCAGCATCTGAGCTGCAATTATGagtctccttccttttctcttcctcctctgtggCCATCGCTCCCCCAGTCCTCCATCTAGTCATTTTTTTATCTGTTGGTACCTGGGCTGAGGATAGTCTCAGTGGGCAAAAATCAAAGACCCCTCCCCAAAAGTTGCACAGGGTCTAGTGTTTTCCTTCCTGGCTTTCCTGCCATAGTTAGGCCAGCTCATTCTCTTTCATCTGTCAGAACAGTTCTCTTTTATTACTGGACATCTGTACCCAGGCAGCAGAACTTCTAGGAGACTGGCCTGCCACCGTGTCTGTCAGCTTCTATGGAAGAGGCTTATTATAAATTCTCATGGGGGAGAGAGGGATGCCTGTGCTGCCAGGAGTCAGCTGACCCCCAACTCTGCTTAGCTCCTCGACCAGAAAGACTGGCCCCACCCAACCAACCCCACTGTTCTTGGGCCTGCTTCCAGTGCCTTCCTCCAGGCAGCCTGTGGCCCTTCTAAGCAGCACATTAAGAGCCCAGCCTGATCTCCACCTCCCGTGGACTTCTCTGCTCTGGTGGCCCCTCTGGCCATGGTgcttggattctttttttttttttttttttttttttttgagatggagtctcactccgtcactaggctggagtgcagtggcacgatctcagctcactgcaacctccacttcccaggttcaagcaattctcctgcctcagcttcccgagtagctgggattacaggcgcacgccaccaagcccagctaatttttctatttttagtagagacggggtttcaccatgtcggtcaggctggtctcgatcttgtgaccttgtgatccacccgcctcggcctcccaaagtgctgggattacaggcacgagccaccgcgcccggcggtgCTTGGATTCTGAGGACTCTGCTGCCCCTGGGCTCTGGCGGGAGTCACAGAGGCAGCTCTATCTCTCCAGCactgagaacagaaaaataatcaggTGATGCTTGGTGGGCTCCTGCTCTTTGGGCTACTGTGAGGCTGAATATCTGCTTTTCTCTATCTGCAACCCAGCGGTGAGGCAGCAGCCCAGCCAAGTCTGGGGGACACTGCTGGGCCACTGGCAGGAATGGCACCACAGGCTCCTCCTTCCTGAACCCTTGAAGCTCCTCATCTCTCTCTGCTCCCCAATGCCCTACCCCAAGGCTGAGGCTGGCACAGCTTTCCTGCTAGAGGGTTCAGGGCGCAGTAAATTACCTTGCCTGAACTTGGTCCTCCTTGTCCCCTCACAATGACAGATCAGGGCTGATCCTGTGATTCCCTTTGCCTCTATGAGTTCTCCTCTGTAGATGAATCCTCTGTTGAAGCAAGGATCAGGCAGTGATGAGCTGAAGAGCTCAGTAGAAGGACGCTACAGAAAATCTGGCATTCATATGCATGCAGGTCCCTGCACATTCTCTTTGAGGGAATTTCCCTTCCCTCTCAGGCTGCCCCTGGAGTTTAAGTCCAGCCAGATAATCACATTGAGAGGAAGATTGGATGATATCCCGGAAAGGTCCGTGACACTAGCATCTAGATTCGGCCTCTGGGTGAATctgctccctccaccccagcTAAGGATGTGAGCCTATGAGAGAGGAAAGTAGACAAAGGTGAGCATCAATATCCACCAATTAACGACAAAGACACAAACCAAACACAATCAAAACCTGCAGCAAGTTGGGTAAATTGCAGAGAAAATGTCCTGAAAATTATAGCATGAGCATTTCGGCACAGTGATGGCGCATGTCTTCCATGCTCAAATGAAGggcagaggctgggtgcggtggctcacatctgtaatcccagcactttgggaggccaaggtgggtggatcgcttgaggttaggagttcaagaccagcctgaccaacatggcaaaaccccatctctactaaaaatacaaaaattagccgagcatggtggcacacgcctgtagtcccagctactggggaggctgaggcacaagaaatgctggaacctaggagacggagattgcagtgagccgagatcatgccacttcactccaccctgggcgacagagcaagacagtctcaaaaaaaaaaaaaaaaaaaagaggagggcaGAGGCAGTGGTCCAGCTATAAAGCCAGGGGATGGCCATGGGAGAGAGTTTAGTTCAGTACTCCCAGGACACCTAGAGCTCCTGCTAGGCCCACAGCTGTTTTCTGGTTGTTCGAAAGGTCACTGTGTCAACAAAACCCCTGGGGGCCAACACCTATAAGTCACAGCAGACATGCCAGGTCTGCGCAGAGGTGCACTGCTCAGCTTGTTCTTCAAGAGAACTTGCTGGGAGAAGTGCAGCTGGCTGAGAGCCTCCAGCTGCCACACCTTTCTGTCTGGCTCAATATTCAGGTTTCCCCTGGCTGCTTCTACCCAACGCCTGAACATGCCTGGGGTGCTAACGCTGCACCATTTCTGCCCACAGAGAGCCCCTCTAATAGGCAATGTTTGCCCGTGATTCTCTGCTGGCCTTACAGAGACTTTCTCGAGCTGCACTGTAATCTGAGACTCTTCCTACCCaatgcttccttccttctctcctttcacaAGTGTAGGCTCTTtctgcctcctgctcctcccttctcctttatCCTCCACAGGTGTTTTCCCCGATAAATCTCTTGCACATCTAATTCTGTCTTTGTATCTGCTTCTCAGAGGATCTGAACTGATAGTCTAGTACATTCATGGTCTGGGTCCAACAGTACTGGAAACTTGATCTTCAGGTAGGCAAACCTAGGGGATTTTATAATAGCTGGAGAGACTTGTGAACAGAATCATTTGTGCAGTGTTGAGAAAGAGGGCTGGAGAAGGGGACATGAATCAGAGAAAAGGAACATGAGGCACATCACAAATCCAATAAGCTGGGTAGTTTATAATGCATATTCATTTTGAGGGGAACAAACCTTAAATGGACAACAGtggattgggtaaagaaaatgtggtacatatacaccacagaagactacacagccataaaaaagagcaaaatcatgtcctttgcagcaacatggatggagctagaggccattttcctaagcaaattaacaccagcaacagaaaaccaaatacttcatggtctcacctataagtggaagctaaacactgagtatacatggccacaaagaagaaaacaatggaCACTGGGACCACTTGAGGGTGaaaggtgggaggagagtgaggatccAAAAACTACCCAGTcagtactatgctcattacctgggcaatgaaataatttgtatgcCAAACCCCTGCAATACACAATTTAcccatggaacaaacctgcacgtgtatcccctgaacctaaaagttagaaagaaaaatagaaaaagaaaaaccttagttGGAGCTGAGTTTTAATCCTAACCCTGTCATctctttgggcaagtcacttaggctcaatttcctcatctagaaaatggaaataatgttaCTTACCTTGCTGGGTTGTAAGAATGGAGAGGATGACACATGTAAAGCACCGGCACGGGTACTCTCAGTTCACAGTAGTTACTGTTCATTATTAGTCTTTCTCTTTAGGAAGAGAAAGAATGCCTTCCTCTTTTTGGAGCCAGGCAGGGGCTTGTTCAAAAACAAAGATCcttctagcctggacaacaccctgtctctacaaaaaatagaaaaaattagctgggcatagtggtgcacacctgtagtcccagccactcaggaggttgaggtgggaggattcattgagcctgggaagttgaggctgcagtgagtcataattgcaacactgcactttagcctgggcaacagggcaagaccctgtttcaaaaaaaaaaaagaaagaaagaaaaagaaaagaaacatccaTCCTGAGAGGGTCTTGGGAGCTTGGCCCAGGCGGGTGGGTCAGCTGCCCCACTTGGCCCTTACTGTGTCCTGCAGGGGCCCTGTGTGGTGTGATGCTCCTGAGGTGTGGTGGCAGAGGCGAGAGTGGGAAGAGGAGCGGGAAGAGCCTCCAAATTTAAGGTTGTTTCTGGGCAGTAGCTTTAGATGGGATGAGAGATGGACAAGAAGTGGAGCCTGGAAGTGGAATCAGGATCGAGACAGGAAGGCCAACCTGCTTTGGGCTCCTCCCCTTCCTTTGCTCATAGGCCTCAGCTGTGAGAGAAGTTAACTGCCCCTGTGCCTAGGGGACCTGGGTTGGGTTGTCCGGGGAGTCAGTTCTAAAGGGGCCCCTTGTCTTTTGAGGGGCCAGGCGGTAGGGTAGGGCTTGGCTCCAGAGGTTAGGGAACCACAGCAGAAGCAATGAAGAGGAGGAATCCgccaggtacggtggcttacgcctgtaatcccagcactttgggaggctgaggcgggcagatcacaaggtcatgagttcgagaccagcctggacaatacggtaaaaccccgtctctattaaaaatacaaaaattagccgggcatggtggtgcgcgcctgtagtcccagctactcgggaggctgaggcagaagaattgcttgaacccgggaggtggaggttgcagtcagccgagattgtgccactgcactccagcctgggtgacagagtgagactccatctcaaaaaagaaagaaagaaaaaaaaaaaaagaaaaggaggaatccCCAGAAGACACAGTCCAGGTGTCAAGTCCTGAGAATGCCCCCGTCCCTGCCCCGGTGACCCACAGCCGGTAGTGCCTCCAGTACCCAGCATAAAGCAGGTCCCCACTAGGGCCCACTGGACCCCACAATTCTATGCCAGCCTCCTTGGCAGCTTCTTTTAAGAAGTCTGTTTTCCTGAAAGGAAGGCTAgatgagaaattattttcctCAGGGTCTGACTAGAGGAAAAATAATGACCCAGAAGGTGGCATTTGTCTCTCCtgtccctctcctttccttttctccacaccctcctCCCCACACCACAGGTTTCCAGTTGTGGCTGTCAGGATGCTCTACGGCCCAGCACCCCTTTTCTGCCTGGGAGGAGAGTAGCCGATTAACCACATCAAGAGCACTATCTGTCTCCCACTCCTCCAGGGCAGGAACTGGTAAAAGTCAGCTGGgctcgccgggcacggtggctcatgcttgtaatcccagcactttgggaggccgaggcgggcgatacgaggtcaggagatcgagaccacggtgaaaccccgtctctactaaaaatacaaaaaaagttagccgggcgtggtggctggcgcctgtagtcccagctactcggagaggctgaggcaggagaatggcgtgaacccgggaggcggagcctgcagtgagccgagatcgcgccactgcactccagcctgggcgacagagcgagactccatctcaaaaaaaaaaaaaaaaaaaaaaaaaaaaaagtcagctgggctCAATTGGGTTCTttgcaaatgaatgaaagaactgaggaaggagaatgttTGCAAATACCCCTGACTACAACCCCACCTACCCTTCCTCTAACTTCGCTTTCCTATTCCTTCTTCTCTCTACCTCTACCTTCCATAagccttcctcctttcctccctccttcctatcTGGGaagcagacagacctgggttgGACACTTTGGGCAGGTTATTTATCCTCTCTCTGCCAGTTTCCATGTCTGTAAAACAGGATGACCCCACCAGCACgcagctgttgtgaggattaaatggggtGAGTACAGCAGCCAGCCCCAGTGTTCTCCAGGTTCTCCGGTTTGTGCTGCAGGCCCCAGTGAGGGGGACTGATTAGCTGCTGTAGGTCTGGAGCCGCTAAAGGTCCCAGgcaaggaggaaaaagaggatgCAGTAGGGGGGTCCTGAGGGGTCGGAAGCTCAGAGAAGGACTGACTCATTGGTAGAGGAAGTAAACCCAGAGGCCAAAGGGGCCCTGCCCAGAGGTAGCAGTGATATCCAGTGCTGGGCCGGACACAGTGTCCTGGCTTCTCCCTTGTCCCCACAGGCCTCTGAGGGGTCAGGTGTTCAACCAGCATCCAAAAGAACATCCATTGAGCCAGGTGCGGGGGTGGGcccttttattcattttgtcttcattaATCCCCCCCTCTGCTAGCAATCTACATGTTTTTATTCCCACGACACAttggagaaaacagaggctctgGGAGATAGGCAGCTGGTGAGGAATAGGGCTGGGACTTGATCGGTCTAGGGAAAGTGCCCAGAGCCAAGGGGACTCTGAAGAAGGACATCTGAGCCAGACAGGGGGTCAGGTAAGGCCTTCTGGAAGCAACATGGCCTGATGAGTCATAGTGGAGAGCCATAAGTGCCCATAGAAGCCCCCTACACCAAATATGGGAAATAGTGTTAGTTTTCCTCTCCAAAGTCCAATCAATAGCAAAGCTAGGGACAGGTAACACCTGCAAGGgggccctccctgcctcccttccttggGCCCCACCTCTTACCATAGCCTCAGGTCTCTAAAGTACAGCAGTTCCCACTGGGGATGTGTGAAATAGGGCTAACAGAAGGGCCAGCTCTGGCCTTGCATCTCTCCCTTGGGCCCATCTCCTGATGGGCCTGGGATCCCTGGAGACCAATGGGAGCAGTGGGCCATACTGAAGTCTGTCCTCTGCTGCTCCAACTGTATTCCTTCCACAACTTTCTCTGGACCTAAGTCAACAAGAGCCTGACCCTCACTCAACCTGCTTGCCTTCCTTCCTTGTAGTGCCAGAAAAAAATCTCCTTGCTCACacaacaattttctttttcatttgaaaatggtccggggccaggcgcggtggctcacgcctgtaatcctagcactttggaggggttgaggtgggcggatcacctgaggtcaggagtttgaaaccagcctggccaacattgcgaaaccccatctctactaaaaatacaaaaattagccaggtgtgatggcatgtgcctgtaatcatcccagctacttgggaggctgaggcagtcgctcgaacccgggaggtggaggttgcagtgagccaagatggtgctactgcactccagcctgggcgacagatcgagactctgtctcaaaaaaaagaaaatgctctgGGGGAACTTCTCATTCAACTCTTACTGAATAAGAGGAGGATCCCGTATCTCCTACCCACCTACTTTTTTAGGGAATAATCCATGTAGGTATGCTCTGGACCTGAGGCCATTCCTAACTGGGCTTGCCCTTTGGTGACATCCCAGAATCTGAGTCTGTGATCTGGTATAGCCTATTAGAAAGCCCCCAAAGTCTCCATGGAATGGCAACGGCCCACTGGACCAGCCCAACCAAGTTATACCTTACTTTCTCTATCTACAGGCTGCCTCCCCTGACATGGGAAGACAGACATCGAGGAGATCTGCTGGGCCCACAGGAGCTCCAAGGGAAATCACAGAAATGCTCACCTTATATATAAAACtgctttattaaaaagtcagctaTTAGGAAAACAAAGCCCTTACCAGGGTTATATCAAAAagtacaaattttaaataaatgcatcagAAAAATGGCAGCCAGATATACCAGCCACAGTCACAACCTCAAAGGCCttgtggggaaggaagggagaattaGGGAGGAGGTTCTGAGAACTCaaggaagaggctgggcacagggggTCTTTGGGTGCCTGCAGAGCTGGGTCCTGGAGCTACCAGGCAAGGACCCTGCTTCGGTTTTCCTTTCcttggaaaaatggaaagaactggCAGGTGTAGGAAATTTTGAGACTGGAGCAGAAAGGCACAAAAGTCATTTATAAGGTATGATTGCTCACTCTAGTCCTGAGGCACATGGGGTGGATAAATGGGAGATCAGAGCCACAGGGTCCCTGGCTCTGGTCATGCTTGCCCCTGGCTGGTACCATCTGAGTTTGGCCACAGGTTAAATTAAGGTAGACCAAGGGGACTGCATAATCCTGGCAGCCTGGGGTGTGGAGCATCTTTAGATCAGATATGTTGCTTCATTGGCAAACTGGTGTCTGCCCCCCAAGAGATCCGCCCAATGAGGAGCAGCAGGTCTCCTGCCTAGCCCTGTCCTCTGAGTCACTGTGGGTACCCACCCTGGACAAGGAACTTCTGAGGGCAGTCTCTGCCATCCAGGATCCTGAGAAGCCCCAAGCCCCAGAGCCAGAGTTTCTCTGAATGACAGGCAGAAGCACAGGAAGCTGGCGTTGAAACCAGTCCCCACCAGCTGCTGGCCCCACACCCATGGTCACTGCTGACACGCCTCCTTGGTGACATTAGGCAGTGGGTAGGCAAAGAGGGAGAAGTCCAGAATATACTTAGGCAGCACATCCTGCAGCAGGGCCCGGGGGGCACTGCACAAGTGGTAATGCAGGCTTTCGGGGCTGGCTGGCCTGTACCAGGCCTGGCGAGCTGGAAATCGGATGTGGGGTGGTGCCCGTACCCACTCCAGCACCTGATTGGCATCAGCCTCCAGCCTCTCATAGGAGCCCACAAAGTCATAGTGCACGGCACAAGGCTGGCACAGGTGGTACACGGGCATCCAATGCTCATTCATGCGCTCAGGGTCCTCGTCCACCAGGTATCTCAGAAACTCGGGGAATGTGACATCGTCGCCTGCAGGGCTGGGCCCCGCTCCAGCCCTGTACCGCCTCACTATCTCAGCCCCATAGCGTTGCTGGTACTCTCGGATCTCGCCAAACTTGTTGCGGTAGGCAGAGAGGAGGCGTTCCAAGGGGTCCCGCACAAACAGGAACTTAAAGTAGTGCTGCAGGCGGTAGCGAATCTCTTCAGGCCGCAGGTCTGCCAGGAACACCAGGTCACTGCGGTGGTCCATCTTGAGGCGGACGTCCACGCTGTCCAGGACGCCCGCCAGCACCTTCATCACCCGCTTCCAGTTAGAGCAGGCCACCTTGGGGACGTAGCAGTAGAGGAAGCGGTAACGGTCACTTACGAGGATGTGGCGCAGCAGGGTGCGCCGCTGCCCCACCGGCAAGTCCCAGGGGTCCCGGGGCATGCCTGGCTGTCCGCACACCGCCCGCAGGGTCCTGTTCCGGACGTCCTGCCGCACTTGCAAGTCCGCGTCCCCAGCCCTCAGGGACAGGCCCCCAGGCTTGGGGGCTTTCCCGCGCCAGGCTGCGCCCTCACGGCCGGGCGGGTGCAGGGGCAGGGGCTTCATCTCGGCCAGAATGCCCCGCTCGATCATGAGCAGCAGCCCGCTGGAGGCCACAATCACCGCGAACATCAGCATGGACGGTAGCAGCAGGGGAGGCCCCCCCAGCCCCGCCCGGGCCCTGCCCAGAGGGGCCCGCCTCAGCGCCCGGCCCAGGGGCTCGGCGCCATTTGGGGCCGCCAGCGGGGTCAGCGGGCGGGGGAACATGGTGCTCCCGGGATGGGGACCTGCGCGGGCCCGGCCGATCCGAGGGCGGCCTGGGAGGCGGGCTCGGGCTTGGGGCGGGAGGAGGGTCTGGGCCCGGAgggagttggggaggggagggcaggggacagCCCTGGCGCGTGTAGGGGTGGCCGGCTCCCGAGCTGCGGCGCCGaagcgggcggcgggcggcgggcgcgGCGAGGGACCCGGGCCGGATGTCCCGCCCGGCCGCTCTCCACCCCCGGCCTCGCAGTGACACAGGCGCGGGGGCGGGCCCACGCCGGGGGCGGGGAGAGGGGCGGGCGCCCCTGCGGGGCGCGGGCTTGGGAGGGCGCACGCGGACCCCTACCCGGAAGAGGGCGCCTGAGTCAGGGCCACCCCTGTCCTCTGGGCTTGGGGACAAAAGCTCCTGAGACCTCGAAGGCAGAAAAAACTCGAGGCTGCTCTCGTGCAGCGTGTGTCCTTAGGGAAGTGGACAAGGGGGATTCGCCACAAACTCAGGCCTGTCCTAGCCCTTACTCCAGCAacgggtctggaggcagggaggcgCGCAGCGCTCTCTCCGAGTCCATACATGCCGGAGGCTGGTCTTTCCAGCTGGAAGCGGAGTCCTCGGTGTGCTCCCCCCTGCCACTCTTACCTCCCTCCGTCCCGCAGGTCGTGGCCACTCCAGGAAGGAGAAGCAGGACTGTCAGACACTGACCAGTGTCTCCATGGTGACCCTTGTGTTTAGCAATACCTGGGGACTGACTACAGTGCTTGTCCACTGGGTAATGCTGAAA
This window of the Nomascus leucogenys isolate Asia chromosome 6, Asia_NLE_v1, whole genome shotgun sequence genome carries:
- the CHST14 gene encoding carbohydrate sulfotransferase 14, which codes for MFPRPLTPLAAPNGAEPLGRALRRAPLGRARAGLGGPPLLLPSMLMFAVIVASSGLLLMIERGILAEMKPLPLHPPGREGAAWRGKAPKPGGLSLRAGDADLQVRQDVRNRTLRAVCGQPGMPRDPWDLPVGQRRTLLRHILVSDRYRFLYCYVPKVACSNWKRVMKVLAGVLDSVDVRLKMDHRSDLVFLADLRPEEIRYRLQHYFKFLFVRDPLERLLSAYRNKFGEIREYQQRYGAEIVRRYRAGAGPSPAGDDVTFPEFLRYLVDEDPERMNEHWMPVYHLCQPCAVHYDFVGSYERLEADANQVLEWVRAPPHIRFPARQAWYRPASPESLHYHLCSAPRALLQDVLPKYILDFSLFAYPLPNVTKEACQQ